One window of the Cryptomeria japonica chromosome 7, Sugi_1.0, whole genome shotgun sequence genome contains the following:
- the LOC131856655 gene encoding uncharacterized protein LOC131856655, with protein sequence MYNDPQMGDKKFELARNDDRVNTHNRYILQLWRENIDWQPVLSRHAIIKYIAKYVAKLEKSSETYKQMLLRLANIANPDDSATKAYRKPLTETIIERDIGAQEMSHMLLELPLVESSRIFINLNVSTKVFKRIVENVEKNDDEQTVSFIDAYRNRSFSMEAISLIDASKSWIYNPKRKSENKWNARKRATIVRVFPRFMSIPTRGSKKWFTFCFSELLVYKPFCNIERDIGNNNDTIQTNWDNFNYNQWHMQRTIETENYDNIELSETEENDTRQEETIENEWEIISRLHCGQLMQTSEFEMLSRRDLDKDTNWSTDYEGEEYTDNAMNFIATVKTIGSLIHDDIPQIVNYHNLSNKQE encoded by the coding sequence ATGTACAATGATCCACAAATGGGTGACAAGAAGTTTGAACTTGCACGAAATGACGATAGAGTAAATACACACAACAGGTACATACTACAACTTTGGAGAGAAAACATTGATTGGCAACCCGTTCTCTCTAGACATGCAATAATTAAATACATTGCAAAGTATGTAGCAAAATTAGAGAAAAGTTCTGAAACATACAAACAGATGTTACTACGGTTGGCAAATATTGCAAACCCAGATGATTCTGCAACAAAGGCTTATCGAAAACCACTAACTGAAACAATAATTGAGAGAGACATTGGAGCACAAGAAATGAGCCACATGCTATTGGAATTGCCATTGGTAGAAAGTAGCAGAATATTTATTAATCTGAATGTCTCCACTAAAGTTTTCAAGCGCATTGtagaaaatgttgaaaaaaatgatGATGAACAGACAGTCTCATTCATAGATGCATATCGAAACAGGTCATTTTCTATGGAAGCAATATCATTGATTGATGCATCAAAATCATGGATATACAATCCGAAAAGAAAAAGTGAGAACAAATGGAATGCAAGGAAAAGAGCAACTATTGTCAGAGTATTCCCTAGGTTCATGTCCATTCCCACACGTGGATCGAAGAAATGGTTCACATTTTGTTTTTCAGAATTGCTAGTATACAAACCTTTTTGCAACATTGAAAGGGACATTGGGAATAATaatgatacaatacaaacaaattGGGATAACTTCAATTACAATCAATGGCACATGCAACGGACAATAGAAACCGAGAATTATGACAACATTGAACTTTCAGAAACTGAAGAAAATGATACTAGGCAAGAAGAAACAATAGAAAACGAGTGGGAGATAATATCTAGGCTTCATTGTGGCCAATTAATGCAAACTTCAGAGTTTGAAATGCTCAGCAGGAGGGACTTAGATAAAGATACAAATTGGTCCACTGATTATGAAGGTGAAGAATATACTGACAATGCCATGAATTTCATTGCCACCGTCAAAACTATTGGTTCTCTCATCCATGATGATATACCACAGATTGTCAACTATCACAACCTCAGCAATAAACAGGAATAG
- the LOC131856654 gene encoding uncharacterized protein LOC131856654, with amino-acid sequence MDGIEKSHLIGAINEALKNSSMPNRSPLLVLAPTRVAAFNIGASTIHSRLRIPTRDFTDLQGTRLTTFQEEMAHVTYILIDEMSFIGERLLENIDARLHQAFPSNANKNFAVGDLGQLPPVNDRLPYNSRRREKLLWEQFTTIITLDHIYRQEGQGSDQERFRQLLMNIRDAKPTLDDWILLMKSFASKVRNVTTNQSGMDDELDVELLLSKNARVMLTSNLWIEAELVNGALGNIRKIVYKPGNAPPQPPAYVLVEFDNYSGLPFDDHHPSSILVPAIERGGSSQIPLRLAWALMIHKSQGLTLQKATIDIGPTERNDLMFVAISHVKSL; translated from the exons ATGGATGGAATAGAAAAATCACATTTAATAGGCGCTATAAATGAAGCACTAAAAAATTCTTCCATGCCAAATCGATCTCCTCTACTTGTGCTTGCACCAACCAGAGTTGCTGCCTTCAATATAGGAGCATCAACCATTCATTCAAGACTAAGAATACCCACAAGAGATTTTACAGATCTTCAGGGAACAAGACTAACTACCTTCCAAGAAGAGATGGCACATGTCACATATATCTTGATCGATGAAATGAGTTTTATTGGCGAAAGGTTATTGGAGAACATAGATGCACGTCTACACCAAGCTTTTCCTTCTAATGCTAATAAAAATTTTGCAG TTGGTGATCTTGGACAATTACCTCCGGTCAACGATAGGCTGCCATATAATAGCAGAAGACGGGAAAAACTTTTGTGGGAACAATTTACAACTATTATTACTTTGGATCATATCTATCGACAAGAAGGCCAAGGTAGTGACCAAGAACGGTTTCGACAACTGTTAATGAACATAagagatgcaaaaccaacattggATGATTGGATATTACTAATGAAAAG CTTTGCATCAAAAGTACGAAATGTTACTACTAACCAAAGTGGAATGGATGATGAACTTGATGTAGAATTATTATTATCCAAAAATGCTAGAGTAATGTTGACATCAAATCTATGGATAGAAGCAGAACTTGTCAATGGAGCtttaggaaatattagaaaaattgtttataaacCAGGAAATGCACCACCTCAACCACCAGCATACGTGTTAGTTGAATTTGACAATTACTCTGGACTACCATTTGATGATCATCATCCATCCTCAATTCTAGTTCCAGCAATTGAAAGAGGTGGTTCTTCTCAAATACCATTACGCTTGGCATGGGCACTAATGATACACAAATCTCAAGGGCTCACTCTTCAAAAGGCTACCATCGATATAGGGCCAACTGAAAGAAACGATCTCATGTTCGTGGCAATCTCTCATGTGAAAAGCTTATAG